Proteins co-encoded in one Methylomonas albis genomic window:
- the pilB gene encoding type IV-A pilus assembly ATPase PilB, producing the protein MATAPSNIHFSGLVKCLIQKGLLTEESAATCLQEAQKRKQAFISYLVEHKYTDSKTVAALASAEFGVPFFDLDAIDPSFLPIKLVSEKLIRQHHALPLFKRGNRLFVATADPTNFQALDEIKFHTRHNTENILVEEDKLIRMIDTALEAADTSMKDLLDDDLDNIDISSGDDSKPADEAMGSDIDDAPIVRFVNKILLDSIKRGVSDIHLEPFEKKFRIRFRADGILSEVASPPVGISNRIISRLKVMSRMDIAERRVPQDGRIKMQISKNRAIDFRVNTCPTLFGEKVVMRILDPTSAQIGIEKLGFEPEQQKNFLEAIHKPYGMVLVTGPTGSGKTVSLYTGLNILNSIETNISTAEDPVEITVEGINQVNVNPKAGLTFAEALRAFLRQDPDIIMVGEIRDLETASIAVKAAQTGHMVLSTLHTNDAPQTINRLVQMGIEPFNIVSAVVLIMAQRLARRLCEHCKQEVDYPESALLSAGFKQEEIGTFKVYGPVGCEHCNNGYKGRVGIYQVMPITEKMRALILNGGNSMQMAELSKSEGINDLRMSGLLKIKQGITSLQEIDRVTKE; encoded by the coding sequence ATGGCGACAGCACCTTCTAACATCCATTTCAGCGGCTTGGTCAAATGCCTGATTCAGAAAGGTTTGTTGACCGAAGAATCGGCGGCAACCTGCTTGCAGGAGGCGCAGAAGCGCAAACAAGCCTTCATCAGCTATTTGGTAGAGCACAAGTATACTGACAGTAAAACCGTGGCGGCACTGGCTTCAGCGGAGTTTGGCGTACCGTTTTTCGATCTGGATGCCATAGATCCTTCATTCTTGCCGATCAAGTTGGTCAGCGAGAAATTGATTCGCCAGCATCACGCCTTGCCCTTATTCAAACGCGGCAACCGCTTGTTTGTTGCAACCGCCGATCCGACCAATTTTCAGGCGCTGGACGAGATCAAGTTCCATACGCGGCACAATACCGAAAATATTCTGGTCGAAGAAGACAAGTTGATCAGAATGATAGACACAGCGCTGGAAGCGGCTGATACGTCGATGAAGGATCTGTTGGACGACGATCTGGACAATATCGATATATCCTCAGGTGACGATAGCAAACCAGCTGACGAAGCGATGGGCTCGGACATTGACGACGCGCCCATCGTGCGCTTTGTGAATAAGATTTTGCTGGATTCGATCAAACGCGGGGTGTCGGATATACACCTGGAGCCCTTCGAGAAAAAATTCCGTATCCGTTTTCGGGCTGACGGTATTTTGTCGGAAGTGGCCAGTCCGCCGGTAGGTATCTCTAACCGGATTATTTCCCGGCTGAAAGTCATGTCGCGCATGGACATCGCCGAACGGCGGGTACCGCAGGACGGCCGGATCAAGATGCAGATTTCCAAGAATCGGGCTATTGATTTTCGGGTTAACACCTGTCCGACGCTGTTCGGCGAAAAAGTGGTAATGCGGATTCTTGATCCAACCAGTGCGCAGATCGGTATCGAGAAGCTCGGTTTCGAACCCGAGCAGCAGAAAAACTTTTTGGAAGCGATCCATAAACCTTACGGCATGGTGTTGGTGACCGGGCCGACCGGTAGCGGTAAAACCGTATCGCTATATACCGGGCTAAATATTCTAAACAGCATCGAAACCAATATTTCCACCGCCGAAGATCCTGTAGAGATCACCGTGGAAGGTATCAATCAGGTCAACGTCAACCCTAAAGCTGGCCTGACCTTTGCCGAGGCGCTGCGGGCGTTTTTGCGGCAAGACCCTGACATCATTATGGTCGGCGAGATTCGCGACTTGGAAACCGCCAGTATTGCGGTTAAGGCTGCGCAGACTGGTCACATGGTGCTATCGACACTGCACACAAATGATGCGCCGCAAACCATCAACCGTCTGGTGCAAATGGGCATCGAGCCGTTCAATATCGTTTCCGCGGTGGTTTTGATCATGGCGCAGCGGCTAGCGCGGCGTTTATGCGAACATTGCAAGCAGGAAGTCGATTATCCGGAGAGTGCACTGTTATCGGCCGGCTTTAAGCAGGAAGAAATCGGTACGTTTAAAGTTTACGGCCCGGTGGGTTGCGAACATTGCAATAACGGCTACAAAGGCCGGGTGGGGATCTATCAGGTGATGCCCATTACCGAAAAAATGCGGGCGCTGATTTTGAATGGCGGCAACTCGATGCAAATGGCGGAATTGTCAAAATCTGAAGGTATCAACGATTTAAGAATGTCGGGGCTGTTAAAAATTAAGCAAGGCATTACCTCGCTGCAAGAAATTGACCGGGTCACCAAGGAATAA
- a CDS encoding Nudix family hydrolase produces MSSHNQRLHVAVGVIRDGDGRILITQRAKHAHQGGLWEFPGGKLEPGEPVRQALARELAEELGIEVQTAAPLIKIKHDYGDRHVLLDVWNVTGFAGQARGCEGQAMRWIKVEQLQDFSFPAANLPIIAAAQLPHYYAILEGRSATEAWDNCRRILATGIKLLQFRVKSLPHADLQSVLDQVSQLCLQQQVSLLVNADLPVHTANAQGLHLSSRALLASHERPNGYRWVAASCHNLDELRHAETLGLDFAVLAPVQATASHPDAAPLGWQALTELLDQINLPVFALGGLGPRDLDRALAAGAQGVAGISAFLAAD; encoded by the coding sequence ATGTCCTCCCATAACCAGCGCCTGCATGTCGCGGTCGGCGTGATCCGCGACGGCGACGGCAGGATTTTGATTACCCAACGGGCCAAGCACGCGCATCAAGGCGGTTTGTGGGAGTTTCCGGGCGGCAAGCTGGAACCCGGCGAACCGGTGAGACAGGCACTGGCCCGAGAACTGGCGGAAGAACTCGGTATCGAGGTACAGACCGCTGCACCGCTGATCAAAATCAAGCACGATTACGGTGACAGGCATGTGCTGCTGGATGTTTGGAATGTCACGGGGTTTGCCGGCCAGGCCAGAGGCTGCGAAGGCCAGGCGATGCGCTGGATTAAAGTAGAACAACTGCAGGACTTCAGCTTTCCCGCCGCCAACCTGCCTATTATCGCCGCTGCGCAACTCCCACACTATTACGCCATTCTGGAAGGCCGCAGCGCTACCGAAGCATGGGACAATTGCCGACGAATTTTGGCAACTGGCATCAAACTGCTGCAGTTTCGGGTCAAGTCTTTGCCGCATGCCGATTTGCAAAGTGTATTGGACCAAGTTTCTCAGCTTTGCCTGCAGCAGCAAGTCAGCTTGCTGGTCAACGCCGACTTGCCGGTCCATACCGCCAATGCGCAAGGCCTACACTTAAGCAGCCGAGCCTTGCTAGCCAGTCATGAACGGCCAAACGGCTATCGCTGGGTAGCGGCGTCTTGTCATAACCTCGATGAACTGCGACACGCGGAAACGCTAGGCCTGGATTTTGCGGTTTTAGCGCCAGTGCAAGCGACCGCATCCCATCCGGACGCCGCGCCCTTAGGCTGGCAAGCCTTGACCGAACTGCTCGATCAAATCAATTTACCGGTGTTTGCTTTGGGTGGATTGGGGCCGCGTGACCTGGATCGAGCACTTGCAGCCGGCGCACAAGGTGTGGCCGGCATCAGCGCATTTTTAGCGGCAGATTAG
- the zapD gene encoding cell division protein ZapD codes for MNTQTIYEFPLNERIRVFMRLEQLFQQLSHFMLGASVFDKRAAISVLLDILMIFSRSDLKSELIKELDRHTKVLNQLAHSHGVDDEKLQEILLELNQASRNLYSANGKIGISVMESDLFQSISQRNSIPGGSCSFDLPAFHYWLEQHEAEQQKDLERWTQPFVDIRVAIDLILGFIRQSSMPTQELAKAGFFQLALDNKNHPVQLLRVGLAADTPCFAEISGGKHRFSIRFMNPSVDENRPGQVLDDIEFSLTRCMF; via the coding sequence TTGAATACACAAACTATCTACGAATTCCCTCTTAATGAACGAATTCGGGTGTTTATGCGCTTGGAGCAACTCTTTCAACAGCTCAGTCACTTCATGTTGGGCGCTTCGGTTTTCGATAAACGCGCCGCTATTTCGGTTTTACTCGACATCCTGATGATATTCAGCCGCAGCGACTTGAAGTCGGAATTAATCAAGGAACTGGATAGACACACCAAAGTACTGAATCAACTGGCGCATAGTCATGGTGTTGACGACGAAAAACTGCAGGAAATTCTGCTTGAGCTGAATCAAGCCAGCCGCAATCTGTATAGCGCGAACGGCAAAATCGGCATCAGCGTGATGGAGAGCGATTTATTTCAAAGTATCTCACAGCGCAATTCCATACCCGGAGGCAGCTGTTCCTTTGATTTGCCGGCTTTTCATTATTGGCTGGAGCAACACGAAGCCGAGCAGCAAAAAGACCTGGAGCGCTGGACTCAGCCGTTCGTCGATATTCGGGTAGCCATCGATTTGATATTGGGCTTTATTCGGCAAAGCAGTATGCCGACTCAGGAACTGGCCAAGGCCGGATTTTTTCAATTGGCACTGGATAATAAAAATCATCCGGTGCAATTGCTACGGGTCGGGCTGGCTGCCGATACGCCTTGTTTTGCCGAAATTAGCGGCGGCAAGCATCGCTTCAGCATTCGCTTTATGAATCCGTCTGTCGATGAAAACCGGCCTGGACAGGTGCTCGACGATATTGAGTTCTCCTTGACCCGCTGTATGTTTTGA
- the coaE gene encoding dephospho-CoA kinase (Dephospho-CoA kinase (CoaE) performs the final step in coenzyme A biosynthesis.), with amino-acid sequence MLKIGLTGGIGSGKSTVCRLFAEFGVPIVDADLIARQLVEPGKPALSMIAASFGLQMLNRDGSLNRAKLRDAVFADVDSKRELDGIMHPLVYAQIAADVSALTAEYCVIAVPLLLESKNAYAMDRVLLVDCPVDAQIARVIARDKLTRQQVQAIIDSQMSRQERLSKADDVVENIASPEQLAEQVKRLHNSYILLATVRTQSA; translated from the coding sequence ATGCTGAAGATAGGTCTGACGGGTGGCATAGGCAGCGGTAAATCCACGGTCTGCCGTTTGTTTGCCGAGTTTGGTGTGCCCATTGTCGATGCAGATTTGATTGCCAGGCAGTTGGTAGAGCCTGGGAAGCCGGCCTTGTCGATGATCGCTGCGTCGTTCGGGCTACAGATGCTTAACCGGGACGGTAGCTTGAATCGCGCCAAGCTGCGCGATGCGGTATTTGCCGATGTGGATAGCAAGCGCGAACTCGACGGCATCATGCATCCTTTGGTGTATGCGCAAATCGCGGCCGATGTTAGCGCTTTAACCGCCGAATATTGCGTGATTGCCGTGCCGTTGTTACTGGAGTCGAAAAATGCTTATGCTATGGATCGGGTGTTGCTGGTCGATTGCCCGGTGGATGCACAAATAGCGCGGGTTATTGCGCGCGATAAGCTCACGCGCCAGCAAGTGCAAGCCATCATCGATAGCCAAATGTCGCGCCAAGAGCGTTTAAGCAAGGCGGACGATGTCGTCGAGAATATCGCCAGCCCCGAGCAACTTGCAGAACAGGTTAAAAGACTGCACAATTCCTACATTTTATTAGCCACCGTCAGGACACAATCGGCTTGA
- the thiC gene encoding phosphomethylpyrimidine synthase ThiC, translating into MSAVRNEITTDTGSSVRIDSYPASEKIYIQGSRADIQVPMRKISMSDTPAHFGTEKNPPIFVYDTSGVYTDPNVDVNLHKGLGSIRGNWITERGDTELLSGPTSKYGHERLHDPKTAHLRFELTRSPRRAKAGHNVSQMHYARKGIITPEMEYIAIRENQNLEAMRDRYQGQHPGFSYGANIQSFITPEFVRSEVARGRAIIPANINHPELEPMIIGRNFLVKINGNLGNSAVTSSIEEEVEKMLWGIRWGADTIMDLSTGKNIHETREWILRNSPVPIGTVPIYQALEKVDGKAEELTWEIFRDTLIEQAEQGVDYFTIHAGVRLHHVPLTAKRLTGIVSRGGSIMAKWCLAHHTESFLYTHFEEICEIMKAYDVSFSLGDGLRPGSIYDANDAAQFGELETLGELTQVAWKHDVQTMIEGPGHVPLQMIKVNMDKQLEDCFEAPFYTLGPLTTDIAPGYDHITSAIGAANIGWYGCAMLCYVTQKEHLGLPNKQDVREGIVTYKIAAHAADLAKGHPGAQIRDNAMSKARFEFRWEDQFNIALDPEKARSFHDETLPKDSAKVAHFCSMCGPHFCSMKITQDVRNYAEQKGLEEAEALKMGMEEKSKQFLEEGAAIYHEV; encoded by the coding sequence ATGAGCGCTGTCCGCAATGAAATTACGACCGATACCGGTAGTAGCGTAAGAATCGATTCCTATCCCGCCTCGGAAAAAATTTATATCCAGGGCAGTCGCGCCGATATTCAAGTGCCGATGCGTAAAATCAGCATGTCGGATACCCCGGCCCACTTCGGCACGGAAAAAAATCCACCGATTTTTGTTTACGATACTTCCGGTGTTTACACCGATCCGAATGTGGATGTGAACTTGCACAAAGGTCTGGGTTCGATACGCGGTAACTGGATAACGGAACGCGGCGACACCGAATTACTGAGCGGTCCGACGTCCAAATACGGACACGAGCGCTTGCACGACCCGAAGACCGCGCATTTGCGGTTTGAATTGACTCGCAGTCCACGTCGCGCCAAAGCCGGGCACAATGTCTCGCAAATGCATTATGCCCGTAAAGGCATCATCACGCCGGAGATGGAATATATCGCCATCCGCGAAAACCAGAATCTTGAAGCGATGCGCGACCGTTACCAGGGCCAGCACCCAGGCTTTTCCTACGGTGCCAATATTCAATCCTTTATTACACCGGAGTTTGTCCGCTCGGAAGTCGCCAGAGGTCGGGCGATTATTCCAGCCAACATCAACCACCCTGAATTGGAGCCGATGATTATTGGTCGCAATTTCCTGGTCAAGATCAACGGCAACCTGGGTAATTCCGCGGTGACTTCTTCCATCGAAGAGGAAGTCGAAAAAATGTTGTGGGGTATCCGTTGGGGCGCTGACACCATCATGGATTTGTCCACCGGCAAAAACATCCACGAAACCCGCGAATGGATCTTGCGCAACTCGCCGGTGCCTATCGGCACGGTGCCGATTTACCAAGCGCTGGAAAAAGTGGATGGCAAAGCCGAAGAGCTGACTTGGGAGATCTTCCGCGATACGCTGATCGAACAAGCCGAGCAAGGGGTGGATTACTTCACCATCCACGCCGGCGTACGTTTGCATCACGTACCGCTGACTGCTAAACGCCTGACCGGCATCGTCTCGCGCGGCGGTTCGATCATGGCCAAATGGTGTTTGGCTCATCACACCGAAAGCTTCCTCTATACCCACTTTGAGGAAATCTGCGAAATCATGAAGGCCTACGACGTGTCCTTCTCGCTAGGTGATGGCTTGCGTCCGGGGTCGATCTACGACGCCAACGACGCCGCCCAGTTTGGCGAACTGGAAACTTTGGGCGAACTGACCCAAGTCGCCTGGAAACATGATGTGCAAACCATGATCGAAGGACCCGGCCATGTGCCGCTGCAAATGATCAAGGTCAATATGGATAAACAGCTTGAAGACTGTTTCGAAGCGCCGTTCTACACCCTGGGGCCTTTGACCACCGACATTGCGCCCGGCTATGACCACATCACCTCTGCAATCGGTGCCGCCAACATCGGCTGGTACGGTTGTGCGATGCTGTGCTACGTGACCCAGAAAGAACATTTAGGCCTGCCGAACAAGCAAGATGTGCGTGAAGGCATCGTCACTTACAAAATCGCCGCCCATGCTGCTGATTTGGCTAAAGGCCATCCCGGCGCGCAGATTCGTGACAATGCGATGTCCAAGGCCAGGTTCGAATTCCGGTGGGAAGATCAATTCAACATCGCCCTGGATCCAGAAAAAGCCCGCTCATTCCACGACGAAACCTTACCGAAAGATTCGGCCAAGGTCGCGCATTTTTGCTCGATGTGCGGTCCGCATTTCTGCTCGATGAAAATCACCCAGGACGTACGTAATTATGCTGAGCAAAAAGGCCTGGAAGAAGCGGAAGCCTTGAAAATGGGTATGGAAGAAAAATCCAAACAGTTCCTGGAAGAGGGCGCAGCGATTTACCACGAAGTCTAA
- the argJ gene encoding bifunctional glutamate N-acetyltransferase/amino-acid acetyltransferase ArgJ, which produces MAVGDTSFPEMHAVPGIKLGTCNAGIKQTVRDDILVIEMADGGSCAAVFTQNAFCAAPVHIAKAHLSQNPRWLLVNSGNANAGTGKQGLQDAFACCANLAGEVEALAQQVLPFSTGVIGEPLPVEKLTTALPSAVANLAEAHWDKAARAIMTTDTFPKGASAVIHIAGHPVTITGISKGAGMIQPNMATMLGFVATDASIEQSLLQQCLSAAAEKSFNRITVDGDTSTNDACVVLASGNSAAPEILADSTEYATFAEAVMSVCKRLAELIIRDGEGATKLMRIVVEQARDSAEAVQVAKTIAHSPLVKTAFFASDPNWGRILAAVGRAGVENMDLDKIEIYLGTVCIVENGGRARSYTEQDGQRVMNQEEIVVTVRLGRGVISEEVLTCDFSYDYVKINAEYRT; this is translated from the coding sequence ATGGCAGTTGGAGACACCTCATTCCCTGAAATGCATGCCGTTCCCGGCATCAAACTCGGCACCTGCAATGCCGGCATCAAGCAAACCGTCCGCGACGATATTTTAGTCATCGAAATGGCGGACGGTGGCAGCTGCGCAGCAGTATTTACCCAAAATGCCTTTTGTGCGGCACCGGTGCATATCGCCAAAGCGCATTTGTCGCAAAACCCGCGCTGGTTGCTGGTCAATTCCGGCAACGCCAATGCCGGCACCGGCAAGCAAGGCCTGCAAGATGCCTTCGCCTGCTGCGCCAATCTGGCCGGCGAAGTCGAGGCCTTGGCACAACAAGTGTTGCCGTTCTCGACCGGCGTCATCGGTGAACCGCTTCCCGTGGAAAAACTCACGACAGCGTTGCCGAGCGCCGTCGCGAATTTGGCCGAAGCGCATTGGGATAAAGCCGCACGCGCCATCATGACGACAGACACCTTCCCCAAGGGCGCATCGGCAGTGATCCATATAGCCGGCCATCCGGTGACGATTACCGGGATTTCCAAGGGCGCCGGCATGATCCAACCCAATATGGCCACCATGCTGGGTTTTGTGGCTACCGATGCCAGTATCGAACAATCTTTGTTACAACAATGTTTGTCTGCGGCAGCGGAAAAATCTTTTAATCGCATTACCGTGGACGGTGATACCTCCACTAACGACGCCTGCGTGGTATTGGCCAGCGGGAACAGCGCAGCCCCGGAAATTTTGGCCGACTCCACAGAGTATGCGACCTTCGCCGAGGCCGTGATGTCGGTTTGCAAACGCCTGGCAGAACTGATTATTCGCGACGGCGAAGGCGCTACCAAACTGATGCGCATAGTGGTCGAACAAGCGCGCGACAGCGCCGAAGCGGTTCAGGTTGCTAAAACCATCGCCCATTCGCCCCTGGTTAAAACCGCCTTCTTCGCCAGCGACCCCAACTGGGGCCGGATTCTGGCCGCTGTCGGACGTGCGGGAGTCGAAAACATGGATCTGGATAAAATTGAAATTTATCTAGGCACCGTGTGCATCGTCGAAAACGGCGGCAGAGCTCGCTCGTACACCGAGCAAGACGGCCAACGCGTGATGAATCAGGAGGAAATAGTTGTCACCGTCAGACTAGGTCGCGGCGTGATTAGCGAGGAAGTGCTGACTTGCGACTTTTCTTACGATTACGTAAAAATCAACGCGGAATACCGTACCTAA
- a CDS encoding type II secretion system F family protein, protein MAKQEEQIEFNWDGFDRQNKKTKGTISAKSEVIARAELRRMGIRVIGIKAKSKPLFSPRVQKITPGDIAIFARQLATMLAAGVPLVQSFDIIGKGHDNASMSELLLAIKTDVEGGDTLAQALNRKPLYFDALFCNLVEAGEHAGVLETLLDKIATYKEKTESIKKKVKKALTYPIAVLVVAFIVTAILLIFVVPVFEDLFKGFGADLPAFTQFVIELSAWVQEWWWAVVGVIVITAYVFNYFKKRSKAFNHFLDKTLLKIPVVGMILEKSAIARFARTLSTMSAAGVPLVEALVSVAGACGNILFYEAVMAVRDDVSTGQQLKFALESTGMFPNMVVQMVAIGEESGSIDAMLDKVADFYEEEVDNLVDNLSSLMEPIIMVILGILVGGLIVAMYLPIFKLGAAI, encoded by the coding sequence ATGGCAAAGCAAGAAGAGCAAATCGAGTTCAATTGGGACGGCTTTGATAGGCAAAACAAAAAAACCAAAGGCACGATCAGCGCCAAAAGCGAGGTGATCGCGCGCGCCGAATTGCGGCGGATGGGGATTCGGGTCATCGGTATCAAAGCCAAGTCCAAACCCTTGTTCAGTCCCAGAGTGCAGAAAATCACGCCCGGCGATATCGCGATATTTGCCAGGCAATTGGCTACCATGCTGGCGGCCGGCGTACCCCTGGTGCAATCGTTCGATATTATCGGCAAGGGGCACGACAACGCCAGCATGTCGGAGTTACTGCTAGCGATCAAAACCGACGTCGAAGGTGGCGATACCTTGGCGCAAGCCTTGAATCGCAAGCCGCTATATTTCGACGCCTTGTTCTGCAATCTGGTCGAAGCGGGCGAGCATGCCGGGGTCTTGGAGACCTTGCTGGATAAAATTGCGACCTATAAGGAAAAAACCGAATCCATCAAGAAGAAGGTTAAAAAAGCGCTAACCTACCCGATTGCTGTGTTGGTAGTTGCTTTTATCGTCACCGCGATTTTGCTGATTTTCGTAGTGCCGGTGTTCGAGGATTTGTTTAAAGGTTTTGGTGCGGACCTACCCGCTTTTACCCAATTCGTTATTGAGCTATCGGCCTGGGTGCAGGAATGGTGGTGGGCAGTGGTGGGCGTTATTGTTATTACCGCTTACGTATTTAATTATTTTAAAAAACGATCCAAAGCGTTTAACCATTTTCTGGATAAGACCTTACTAAAAATCCCGGTAGTGGGGATGATTTTGGAGAAGTCGGCCATCGCTCGTTTTGCCAGGACTCTTTCGACCATGTCGGCGGCCGGCGTGCCCTTGGTTGAAGCCTTGGTGTCGGTTGCGGGAGCCTGCGGCAATATCTTGTTTTACGAGGCGGTGATGGCTGTGCGCGACGACGTCTCCACCGGTCAGCAATTGAAATTTGCGCTGGAATCCACTGGCATGTTTCCCAACATGGTGGTGCAGATGGTGGCAATCGGTGAGGAGTCCGGTTCCATTGATGCCATGTTGGATAAGGTCGCGGATTTTTACGAAGAAGAGGTGGATAACCTGGTCGATAACTTGAGCAGTTTGATGGAGCCTATCATCATGGTGATCTTGGGTATCCTGGTCGGCGGTTTGATCGTCGCGATGTATCTGCCTATCTTCAAACTGGGCGCGGCAATTTAG
- a CDS encoding sulfurtransferase TusA family protein, whose product MSEHVLNARRLLCPLPVIRTQDKVKTLQAGDVLTVECTDPGVMQDIPAWCRINGHRVLDTRVVDGEYVIVLEVG is encoded by the coding sequence ATGAGTGAACATGTTTTGAACGCCCGCCGCCTGCTCTGCCCGCTGCCGGTGATCCGCACTCAGGACAAGGTCAAAACCCTGCAAGCCGGCGACGTGTTGACGGTGGAATGTACCGATCCCGGTGTGATGCAGGATATTCCGGCTTGGTGTCGGATTAATGGGCATCGGGTTTTGGATACACGAGTTGTCGATGGTGAGTATGTGATTGTGTTGGAAGTGGGCTAA
- a CDS encoding prepilin peptidase, which translates to MVLATLQQYPLFLISVVCVLGLLVGSFLNVVIYRLPVMMQAGWRRECQEYLQLPQDEEAAVFNLMLPASHCPSCKTEIKAYQNIPVISYLLLGGKCAKCGVKIAWRYPLIEAFTGLCSAIVAWHFGYGWALAFALPLTWSLIALSFIDIDQQLLPDSITLPMLWLGLLLSLFDIYSNSQDAIIGAIAGYLSLWSVYQLFKLLTGKEGMGYGDFKLLALFGAWLGWQYLPLIILLSSLVGAVVGITMIVFGKRDAGKPIPFGPYLAMAGWLAMLFGAEMNALYLHTAGL; encoded by the coding sequence ATGGTTCTTGCCACTCTACAACAATATCCCCTATTTCTGATTAGCGTCGTTTGCGTGTTGGGCCTATTGGTCGGCAGTTTTCTGAACGTGGTGATCTATCGTTTGCCGGTCATGATGCAAGCCGGTTGGCGGCGCGAGTGTCAAGAATATCTGCAGTTGCCGCAGGACGAGGAAGCGGCAGTATTTAACCTGATGTTGCCAGCTTCGCACTGCCCATCGTGTAAAACCGAGATTAAAGCCTATCAAAATATTCCGGTCATCAGTTATCTGTTGTTGGGCGGCAAGTGTGCGAAATGCGGAGTAAAAATCGCCTGGCGTTACCCTTTGATCGAAGCGTTTACCGGTTTGTGTTCGGCTATAGTGGCCTGGCATTTCGGCTACGGCTGGGCGTTGGCGTTTGCACTGCCATTGACTTGGAGCTTGATCGCGCTGAGTTTTATCGATATTGATCAGCAACTGTTACCCGATTCGATCACCTTGCCGATGCTGTGGCTGGGTTTATTGCTAAGCCTGTTTGATATATACAGCAATAGCCAGGATGCGATTATCGGTGCGATTGCCGGCTATTTGAGTCTGTGGAGTGTTTATCAGCTTTTCAAGTTACTGACCGGTAAAGAAGGCATGGGTTACGGCGATTTCAAACTGCTGGCGCTGTTCGGTGCCTGGCTGGGTTGGCAATATCTGCCGCTGATTATTCTATTGTCATCGCTGGTGGGCGCGGTTGTCGGCATTACGATGATTGTGTTCGGTAAGCGCGATGCCGGCAAACCGATACCTTTTGGGCCGTATCTGGCCATGGCCGGTTGGTTGGCCATGCTGTTCGGAGCAGAGATGAATGCCTTATATTTGCATACTGCCGGTTTGTAG
- the yacG gene encoding DNA gyrase inhibitor YacG, which translates to MVACPTCRKPVVWTAAEKFKPFCSERCKMIDLGDWATEAHKIPGPPLLSEDDDGADFESY; encoded by the coding sequence ATGGTGGCATGCCCCACTTGCCGCAAACCGGTAGTCTGGACGGCTGCCGAAAAATTCAAGCCGTTCTGTTCCGAGCGTTGCAAAATGATCGATTTAGGCGATTGGGCTACCGAAGCCCATAAAATCCCTGGTCCACCCTTGCTTAGCGAAGACGACGACGGCGCGGATTTCGAATCCTACTAA